From the Paenibacillus sp. MMS20-IR301 genome, the window ATTTTTGCAAATAAGATTGCACAGTCCTATAGTTAGGTTATCTGGTTTGATAAGTCATAAGGAGTGGTTTCAGCCATGGCTAGATTACGCTACAACAACATCGACAATGTCAGCACCGATAAAACACTCAAGGAATTCCGCCAGTGGCGTGAGGAACGCCGTGCGAAGAAGAAGGACTATACCTATAAAGTGCCGAATCATCCGCCGCTTTTGGGCTACCTGGCCGGGAACCGGCTGGATACGACGATTACATGGATCGGGCACTCGACTTTTTTTCTCCAATATGAAGGGGCAAATATTATAACGGATCCCATCTGGGCGCGCAGGCTGGGCTTTGAGAAGCGGATCGGTGAGCCGGGTCTGCCAATCAGCGAGGTTCCGCCGGTTGACCTGATCCTGATCTCCCATTCCCATTATGATCATCTGCATATCGCTTCAATCCGCAAGCTATACCGTGCAGGGACCACTATTGTCGTACCGGCGGGGCTGAAGCGCAAGATGCTCCGCAAAGGGTTCACGGACTGCATTGAAATGCAGTGGTGGGAGGAGCTTACCCTGGGTGCGGTTAAGCTGACATTTGTCCCGACCCAGCACTGGACCCGCCGGACACCGTTTGATACGAATTCCTCACACTGGGGCGGCTATGTGCTGCAGCCGGCAGAGCCGCAGAAACATCCCGAAGGAGAGGAAGGCAAGGGACAGCGCAAGCTGCCGCCGAATCTGTATTTTGCCGGAGACAGCGGGTTCTTCCCGGGCTTTAAGGAGATAGGCAGCCGGTTCAAGCTCCATGTAGCGTTAATGCCGATCGGCGCCTATGAGCCGGAGTGGTTCATGAACTCCCAGCATGTGAATCCCGAGGAGGCAGTGCAGGCCTTCCTGGATGTCGGGGCGGAGCTGATGATTCCGATGCACTTCGGGACCTTCAGGCTGGCCGATGATACCGCGCGCGAAGCGCTGGACCGGATGGAGCTGGCACGGGCCGCGCAGGGAATTGCTGAGGAGCGCATCCGTACACTGGGCTACGGCGAAACGCTGATCGTGCACCCTGAAGAGCGGCCTCCGGTATAAATGCTGCCCAAGCTGTGCAAAAAGTAGGGTAAAGATCCCTTGAAGAGGGCCAGAATTACGGCCATTTCCCTTGATTTTATGCTATAATGAGCCGGAACCTAAGTGAAAAGGATGGTAATGCTTAATGATTAGCACAAGCGGCGTAACACTCCGCTACGGAAAACGCGCACTATTTGAGGATGTAAACATAAAATTCACACCCGGCAACTGCTATGGTCTGATCGGCGCGAACGGTGCCGGCAAATCGACCTTTCTGAAAATCCTGTCCGGAGAGATTGAAGCGAATATCGGCGATGTTCATATTACCCCGGGTGAACGCCTGGCCGTACTGAAACAGAACCATTTCGAGTATGATGAGTTCCAGGTGCTGGAAACCGTAATTATGGGCCACACCCGCCTGTACGAAATTATGAAGGAAAAGGATGCCCTGTACGCCAAGAGCGACTTCACTGAAGCTGACGGGCTCCGCGCCGGCGAGCTTGAAGGTGAATTCGCCGAGCTGAACGGCTGGGATGCCGAGCCGGATGCAGCGGCTATGCTGATCGGCCTTGGCATCATGCGTGAAATGCATGACAAGCAGATGGCTGAGCTGAGCGGCAACGAGAAGGTCCGGGTTCTGCTGGCACAGGCATTGTTCGGACGCCCGAACAACCTGCTGCTCGATGAGCCTACCAACCACTTGGATCTGGAATCCATCGGCTGGCTGGAGAACTTCCTCATGGACTACGAAGGCACCGTTATCGTGGTATCCCATGACCGTCACTTCCTGAATAAGGTCTGCACGCATATTGCGGATATCGATTTCGGCAAAATCCAGATGTACGTCGGCAACTATGACTTCTGGTACGAGTCCAGCCAGCTGGCCCAGGCCCTGCAGCGCGACGCGAACAAGAAGAAGGAAGAGAAGATGAAGGAGCTGCAGGCCTTTATCCAGCGCTTCTCGGCCAACGCCTCCAAATCCAAACAGGCTACTTCCCGTAAGAAGCAGCTCGAGAAGATTACCCTGGATGATATCCGTCCTTCGAACCGCAAATACCCGTTCCTGAACTTCAAGCCGGAGCGTGAAGCCGGCAAGCAGCTGCTTACGATCAGCGGTCTGACCAAAACGGTAGACGGCGAGAAGCTGCTCGATGAATTCAGCCTGGTAGTTAATAAAGGCGATAAAATCGCTTTTGTCGGTCCAAACTCACAGCCGAAATCGTTGCTGTTTGATGTATTGATGGGCGAGAAGGAAGCGGACAGCGGTGAATATACTTGGGGGGTTACTACAACTCAAGCCTACTTCCCTAAGGATAACTCCAGCTACTTCGACGGAGTGAACATGAACCTGGTGGAATGGCTGCGCCAGTATTCGAAGGATCAGGACGAAACCTTCCTGCGCGGCTTCCTCGGCCGGATGCTGTTCGCCGGTGAAGAAGCGCTGAAGAAGGCAAGCGTGCTGTCCGGGGGCGAGAAGGTCCGCTGTATGCTGGCCAAGATGATGCTGAACGGGGCGAACGTGCTTGTATTTGATGAGCCGACCAACCACTTGGATCTGGAATCCATTACAGCACTCAATAACGGGCTGATTGATTTTGACGGAACGATCCTGTTCACTTCCCATGACCATCAGTTCATCCAGACGATTGCCAACCGCATCATTGAAATTACGCCGACCGGTGTCATTGACCGCACCATGAGCTATGATGAATACCTGGAGAATCCGGAAATTAAAGAAATGCGTGCCCGGATGTACCCGGCAGAGGCTTAAGAACCAGATATAGGTATAATGAACGGCAAATTGTTGTTCATACGATAAACGGCTGCGTCGTCCCGGAGGGATAACGCAGCCGTTTATGTTCAAATATAGACATGTATATGTTTTGATAACATACGTTTTTATTTGAAGCTGTAAGCTCTAAGATCCTCCGGTACGCCGGCGCTGATTGTTAGGCTTTTTGTTATTCTGGCTCTTCAGCGGCTTCGCGGAGCCGGCCTGGAAGGATGATCCCGGTTTATTTGAAGACTGCTGCTTCTTCTGTTCCAGCTTCTGGCGGATGGCATCGGCCAGGTTGATTTTTGGTTTCTCAGTATTCTCGCTCATTATGTTAACCCCCTTAGGTAGCAAGTCCTTTTCCTTATTCTAAATGTTTTTAAATGCCGCCACAAGGGCAAGAATAACTCAAAGAATGTTTTCCTGTATTTATACGGAAGCGATGAAATTCTGGCAGGGGGTGGAAGGAATGGCCGATATTTATGAAGATATACGCAAAGGGGAAAAAGGGGCCATGATCAGTATATTGGCCTACCTGATTCTGTCTGCATTTAAGCTGGTATGCGGTTACTTATTCGCCTCCAGCGCGCTCCTCGCAGACGGCTTCAATAACCTGACCGATATTGTGGCTTCGCTTGCTGTGCTGATCGGCCTGCGGATCTCACGGAAGCCGCCGGATTCGGATCATACGTACGGGCATTTCCGGGCGGAGACCGTTGCGGCGCTGCTGGCTTCTTTTATCATGGCGCTGGTCGGGATCCAGGTTATTGTGGAGGCTGTCCGTTCATTGTTTGAAGGCGGCAAGGCTGTACCGCAGCTCTGGTCGGCAGGGGTTGCGCTGGTCTGCGCTGTAGCGATGATGGGTGTGTATATCTATAACAAGCGGCTGGCCATGCAGATTAATAACCATGCGCTGATGGCGGCTGCCAAGGATAATTTCTCGGATGCCATCGTCAGTGTCGGGGCAGCTATAGGGATATTTGGCGCACAGCTGGGTTTGCCGTGGATTGATTCTGCCGCTGCGGTTGCAGTCGGACTATTGATCTGCAAGACGGCCTGGGATATTTTCCGGGATTCAACCTACCGCCTGACTGACGGCTTTGATGAAGATAAGCTTATGGATCTGCGCAGCACGATTGCCCGGACCCCGGGGGTGGAGGGAATTAAGGATTTGAAGGCCCGGGTACACGGCAATCATGTCCTGGTTGATGTGGTCGTGGAGGTGAATGCCAAGATGACTGTGATGGAGGGGCATGATGTCAGTGACTCCATTGAAGAGCGGATGAGCAAGCTCCATAACATCATGCATGTACATGTACATGTTGAACCCAAAGATTTACATCCCTTAATTTCTCCTAGTTAGCTGTAATTTCCACCAAATCCAAGGAGAAATCAAGACTATAGACCTGGGTCTTACCATAAGTTGGTAAGGTTTTTTGTGAAATTTGGAGCATGTTCCATTTCCCGGGCAAGCCTATAATGAGTGCAGAAAGCAACAAACGTAGCGCGCGCCGTTGTTGAGTTCTCAATACGTTAAGCGGGGGAACGCTATGATCGTATCACATAAGCATCTGACAGCAACTTTACTGGTCTCGGCTTCACTTGCACTATCTTTGGGAGTGTGGAGTCCCGGGCAGGCTAATGCCGCATCGGTTTCTTCCAATGTATCTCTGAGCGCCGCTGCCCTGCAGACAGGCGTAATTGAATCCTCGGTCCGTCTGCGTACAGAGCCGTCTACGAGCGGTAAAGTGCTGAAGTATCTCAGTAAAGGCGATCAGGTAGTTATTCTGGAAGAAACAAACAGATATTGGTACAAAGTCAGAACTGCTGATGGAGACATCGGTTATACCAGCTCAGGGGACCAATATATCAGCGTGATTGCGGCTCCGGTTGCTGCGCCTGCAGTACAAACAGCAGTGATCCAGTCCACAGTCCGTCTCCGGGAGACCCCTTCCACAGGCGGTAAAGTGCTGGGGTACCTGTATAAGAACGAACAGGTAACCATCCTGGAAGAAACAAACAGCTATTGGTATAAAGTCAGAACTGCGGGTGGTGTAGTAGGTTATACAAGCTCGTCTGACCAGTATATTGAAGCGACACCAACACCAGTACCAACACCGGTACCGACACCAGTGCCGACTCCGGTACCGACACCTGCACCAACGCCGGTGCCGACAGCTCCGCCGCAGGCTGCACTTATTGAACGGGTTATTGCTGCAGGCTACGGCTATCTGGGCACCCCGTATGAGTATGGCTCCAGCCGGTCTGATACAAGCACGTTTGACTGCTCGGACTTTATCCGCCAGATCTTCATGGATGCAGCGAACCTGAAGCTGCCTGCCGATTCCCGGCAGCAGGGCGACTGGATCAAGCAGAACAGTAACGTAGTAACAGACATTGCCGGGTTGAAACGCGGGGATTTGATGTTCTTCATGGATTACAAGGGCAGCTCGGCTTCCGCTTACGCGGGTATCGATAAGTCGACGGCCAGAATTACGCATGTAGCTATGTATTTGGGTGACGGACAGCTGTTGCAGACTTATTCTGTAAGCTCCGGCGGCGTAAGAATTGATAAACTAAGCGCTTCTTGGATGAACCGCTTCCTCTACGGAGGCTCGGTCATCCGCTAATATATAGAAGGTAGACAGCAGGAAGCGGCAGGCAGTACAAGTTTGTGACGGGTGAACTAGGGCGGATGTTTTGTGGGGTTATCCCTATAGTAGAATCTTCTACTATAGGGATAACCCCTTTTTCCATTTAAGCAGGCATACAAAAAGGCCGTCCGGACAGCGGGTCCATAGGCCTCTATATAGGAAATCTGTAAGGCTTGATTAATAATATTATGGAGTAATTACATAGGCAGATGCCGGGATCTTGATCCAGGCTTTGCCCAGCCAGGTATAGACCTCACGCCACTCATTGCCCCACGTATCGGTCTGGATTACACCGGTGGTATCCACAGTCTGCGCACCAAGCCAGCCAATAGGCGTCAGGCTGCCCACTGCCAGGTGGAACGCTGTCAACTTGGTCAGGATAATTTGCGGAGTTGCAGGTTTGATATCTTCAGGAGTAATTACAGTGTCGAACGGTTCCACGTAAGTGGTCTCGCTTACAGTGACAGCGTCTGTGTTTGCGGTAGTAGTCGTACCGGTCACTTCAGCTGCTGAAGCTGTTGCTGCTATGGAAGCCATAAGACCCATTGCTACTGTTAAACTGGCCAATTTTTTCATCGATAATTCCTCCTAGTAGTTGGTGTGGTGTCGAACATTTTTCGTGTTCGTGCTGTGCTAATAAGCATGTAAACATAAAGTGTACGGGATGAACCAAGGGCCTGATTATTTTCTTAAAAATAAATTTTTGCCGGTACTGCCGCTTTTTCTGATTCAAAGGCCGGATGACAACATGAGGAGAAAGGCCTATACTTTCCAGAGAGTGAATAGGATATATCAATACGCTCATTGTACGGAAATGGAAATAAGCCCGGCTCTTCGTCATGAAGAATCCGGGCCTCGCAGTACTGCTTAAGCTGAAGTAAGTTGATGGATATGGGCTACATGGATCGTCCCCTGCGTCCCGCGAAGAGGGAAACAATGAAGAGAACGAGGAAGATGTAGAACAATACTTTGGCAATGCCGACAGCAGCCGCTACAATGTTGAAGAAGCCGAAGATCCCGGCTATCAGGGCAACTACCAGCAGAATTACGGACCATCTTAACATGAGATGTCATCCTTTCTGTGTGGCGATGTAGTGATTGATTAAACGGTGTCCCGCGTTTTGAAACAAGGAGAAAGAGGGTGAAGTTTGAGGGGGTTGACATTTGTTTCGGCCTAATTCTGTAAGGGTAACTATGCAATAACAGGCAGAGTACACCCGGGCACATTAAGACACTTAGGAAGGGGTTATGGAAATGATCATTGAACTTAGCATAGCACTAGTTGCTGTTGCATTCGCAGTCCTCGTCTTCTTTTTAATCAAAACCTTGAAATCAGCAAAGGAATCCCTCGACAAGGTCAGTCAAACTCTGCAGGAAGTGCAAAAAACGATTGACGAGCTTACGTATGAAGTAAAGACAACCGTCAGACATGCCAATGATATTACTGCCGATGTGCAGGGCAAGATCCAGAAGATCGACCCTATCGTTGATTCCGTGAAGAATCTTGGTGATGTAATGAGCGAGCTGACCCTGACGATGAAGCAGGTATCTGTAACTGCCATTGAGAAATTCCGTAAGTCACGGGAGCTGAAGGATAAGGCCAAGGCAGTATCCATAGATGAAGTTCCGCTTACCCCGGCTGAAGAAAGAACCTTGAAATCATATGATGCTGTAAGTGAAGGCAAGTCCAAGGGTAAAATAGCAACAGCGCTTAAAGGCGTGGACGCGGCTGCCGCCATCTGGCAGAAATTCCGTCATTAATAGAAGCTAAATCCGGCAGGGTTCAGGATAGGACAATCTCAGCTTATGAAAGGCGGGAATGGTTATGAAATTTCTGGTTCTTTTACTTAGTCTGCTGTCTCCCTTTATTTCAGTTCCCCCGCAAGAAGAGACTGTCCCTGCCGCTTTATCTGCCGCGGATCAGCCGGTAATGCTCGCTTTGGGGCATGGCTTCAGCGCAGAGACCTACATAAGCCGTTTTGATTCTCTGGCCGGCGTTTCTTTGTACATGACTGAGGAAGCGCTGCTGCTGGCGAAAGGAGAGCCGCTGCAGATTGCCCCTGATCCTTGGGGAGGCTGCCTGGAATATCAATATGCTGACATTACCGCCGGTATCTGTGACGGCATTATCCTCTATGTTCATGCTTCTCCGGCGCAGGCTGAGCAGTTTGGTTTGATGCTGAACGGGCTTCAGCTGAATCCGCTTGCGGGGAATCTTCAGGAGCTGCTGGGTGCGCCGGATTTCCGGGCCGAGGACGGCGATGTCTATATAAGAGGGAGCGCGGCGCTCAAGGTCTACAGGAATGCCGGTACCGGCGGATTTGACGGAATCGATTTATTTGACGGAAATTCCTTCTGAGCTGTTTCAAGTGCAGCAATTCCGGTTAATGAATGCTCAGTCATCTTTTAACCTGCGTTGCCCCTTAAACATTGCCAAGGAGAGTGATTTCATGGATTCTATCGGTACACAGGCATATGCCAAGCTGCTGGAGAATGGTGTTCAGGCGATCGAAGAAGTGAATCGGCTGCGGAGCAGCGGCTATACAAGAGATGAACTGTATGTAATCAGCCATGACCGGGACCGCGAAGGCCGGATAGCGGATACTGCGGATGTGAGTGAGATCGGACTCAGTGAAGAAGGGCTGTTTGGCGCAATTGCCAATCTGTTCCGTTCCCGAGGGGATGCTCTCCGCCACAAGATGACTTCGCTGGGCTTCAGTTCAGCGGAAGCGGCCTTTTATGAGAAGGAGCTTGATTCAGGCAAGGTGCTGGTCATCGCCAAAAGAAACCCGCAATAATATAACGGATATCGTCCTCCTTTTAAAATTTAGTCAATAGCGTAACCTCCAGTCCCACTTTATGCAGTGGGGCTGGAGGTTACTTTGTTGACAAGATAAGAATTTATTTGCTTCACGCAATAAATGTCCCTTATCTTTCTGCCAATATCTTGAATATTGGTAACAGGCCGATCAAATATCGTATGATAGAAAGGCAGGACTTACGGCCTAATACTACTCGTGTGAGGTGAAGGAGCTTGAGAATACTAATCGTAGATGACAATCCTACCAATGTAATTATCATCCGGGAGATTCTGAAAAAGGAAGATTACAAGAATTTCATAACGGCTTCGTCCGCTAAAGATATGTTGAAGCTGCTTGGTGTAGGTTCAGGAATGGAAGGGAAATCCCCTAAGCCGTCCGATGTAGATTTGATCCTGCTGGATATGATGATGCCGGAGATGGACGGTATTGAGGCTTGCCGTGTAATCCAGCAGTACGATCATCTGAAGGATATACCGATTATTATGGTTACAGCTGTAGGCGATTCCAAGAAGCTCGCCGAGGCGCTGGATGCCGGCGCTGTGGATTATGTTACGAAACCGATTAACAAGGTGGAGCTGATGGCCCGTATCCGTCTGGCGCTGCGGCTTAAGCGTGAGAAGGACTGGCATAAGGAGCGGGACCAGCGTATCCAGGATGAGCTGAAGCTGGCGGCTCTGGTGCAGAATGCAGTGCTAAGCCTGCCGCTTACCGAAGAGGCATTTGAGGTGCACGCCATTTATCAGCCCTCCTTCGAGCTGGCTGGTGATTTATATGCCTGGTATCCGCTTGGTGACGGGCGGTATGCTGTGATTTTACTTGATATGATGGGGCACGGGATCTCTTCGTCATTGTTCTGCATGTTTCTGGCTTCAGTGCTCAAGGATACCGTGACTACATATGTAGAGCCGGAGAAAGTGATTCAGGAGCTGAACAGGCGCTTCAACCAGCTCTACATTGAGAAGCAACTGGTGCAGTATTACTTCACAGCGATTTATCTTGTTATGGATACCCGGCAGAAGCGGATTGATTATGTAAATGCCGGACACCCGCCGGCATTGTTCTTCGAAGGAGAAGCCAGAACGCCAGTGTTGCTGGAGAGCAACTGCCATCCTGTAGGGCTGTTTGACCGGATCGATATAGAGACGCAAAGCTTGAATTATACGGATGAAGGTCATCTTGTGCTGTTTACGGATGGCCTGCTGGAAATGGTCCAGGGAGCGCAGGAGGAGCAGCTGGAGTTCATGATCGGGCATCTGAATGCCGGCCATGACTGGAACGAAGCGGCTATGCGGGACGCATTCCTGAGTGAGCCGGTGAACCAGGAGCGCGATGACGATAAGTGCCTCGTATGGATCTCGCTCAAGAAAGGAACGGGTAGGGGATGAAGATTAAGGCTAAGCTGCTGATCGGCTTTAGTGCCATGCTGGCAATTATGCTGGCCCTGACCATGATCGGCTATGACAGGCTTCATTATATGAGCGGGCAGCTTGACAGCTTCCAGGAGAGGTATACCAAAGGCCGTGCCTCCTCGGGACTGCGTGGTGAAGTGAATGATATGGCCCGGATTTTGACCACCTCCATGCTTAATGCAGATACAACATCTGTAGATGCACAGAAGACGGAGATCAACAGCAAGGTGGTCAAGGCGGATGGTCATCTGGAGAGTATTGAGGACTCTCTCAAGACTGCTGAGGAGCTGCAGCTGTTAAGACGCATTCAGTCTGCCTATTCCGCATATCTGAATTATCAGAACAAAGTGCTGGATATGCTGACAGCCGGATACTTCCAGAATGCCAATACTTACCGTAATACGGAAGGTCAGGATATTCAGAATGAGGTGCTGGATAGCCTGAATGCCCTTTCGGATTATAATGCTTCCAAGATGACAGAGGAGACCGCCATAGCCCAGTCGGCCTCTGAACAATCCGTCCAGATGGTCACGCTGATTATGATTGTCGGACTGCTGCTGGGACTTGGGGTTATCCTGTGGATTATTCCGAGCATTACGCGCGGACTAAGTGTCGTATCCATGATGATTACCAGCTTCGGTAACGGCAAGATGCGGGCTATCCGCCGGATCAAAGTGAAATCCAAGGATGAGATTGGCGAGGTGGCCCGTGTATTCCAGGAGATGGCTAAGGATATTGAAGAGAAGCAGCAGCTTGAACGCTCCTATGCCCAGGCACAGAGCGATCAGGCTTGGCTGAATGCAAATATTGCCCGGATAACAGAGCTGCTGCGCGGCATGAGCTCATTGGATCAGGTGTCGCAGGCCTTCATCAGTGAGTTCACGCCTGTGCTGGGAGCCCAGTACGGTGCGCTTTACCTGAAGGATCAGAACAATCCGAACCAGCTGCTAAGCAGTGCATTTTATGCGGGAGAGGCAGGTATCCAGCCGAAGGAGGGCTTTGAGATCGGCCAGGGGCTGGTCGGGCAATGTGCTCTCGACAAGCACCCGATCAGGTTGACAGAGGCTCCGGACAACTATATTTCCGTTTCTTCCGGATTCGGGGATTCCCGCCCGAATCATATTTCCATCCATCCGCTGTTATTCGAAGATGAGTTGCTGGGTGTTGTAGAGTTTGCTTCCTTTACGCCGTTCTCGGTGCTGCAGAATGAGCTGCTTAACCAGCTTACGAATAATCTTGGAATCATTCTGAATAATATCAGCCGCAGGCTGGTGGTGGAAGAGCTGCTGCGTGAGTCGCAGGCGCTTACCGAAGAGCTGCAGTGCCAATCCGAGGAATTGCAGACCCAGCAGGAAGAGCTGCGCCGCTCTAATGAGAATCTGGAGGAGCAGACGGATGCGCTGAAGCGTTCCGAAGAACTGCTGCAGCGCCAGCAGGGAGAGCTGGAGCACTATAACTCGGAGCTTGTCTCGAAGACCCGCGCCCTGCAAGAACAGGTACAGGAGGTCGAAGAGAAGAAGGATGAGATTGAGCAGGCCCGTGCGCAGCTTGAGAAGCAGGCGATGCAGCTGGCGGTGACGAGCAAATACAAGTCAGAGTTTCTGGCAAATATGTCTCATGAGCTGCGGACACCGCTGAACAGCCTGCTGATTCTGTCCCAGCTGCTTACAGAGAATAAGGAAGGGAACCTGAGTGATAAGCAGGTAGAGTTCGCCCATACCATTTATATGTCAGGTGCCGATCTGCTGAAGATGATTGATGAAATTCTCGATCTGTCCAAGGTCGATGCCGGTAAAATGGAGCTGAATTACGAAGAGATTCCGCTTACGGAGCTGAAAACATTCGTGAAGCAGAACTTTGCTCCGCTGGCCGGGAAAAAGGGCCTGTCGCTGCGTCTCTCGTTCGAAGAGCCGCTGCCGGACTCTCTGCTCACCGACAGCCACAGGCTGAAGCAGGTTCTGCGCAATCTGCTGTCGAACGCCTTCAAGTTCACCAGCGAAGGCTATGTGGAATTCACCGTCAGCCGGGCGGTGCCGGGCCAGCTGCCTTCTCATCTCCCGCCTGAATTTGATTATATCGCTTTGTCGGTCAAAGACAGCGGGATTGGCATCCCCTCTGACAAGACGGATATTGTCTTCGAGGCCTTCCAGCAGGTTGACGGAACGACCAGCCGCAAGTATGGCGGTACCGGACTCGGGCTGTCGATCAGCCGCGAATTGGCCCGCCTGATGGGCGGAGCAATCGGACTGGAATCGCGTGAAGGGCAAGGCAGCATCTTCACTTTATATTTGCCGGTCCAGGGGAACTATAGCCTCCTGCCCGGAGTGATGGAAGCGGCAGCCGCCCGCGAGCCGGCTGCACTTGATGAATATCCGGCTGATCAGCCGTGGGATATGTCCGGTGATGCGACCCCTGCTCCGCTGGTGCCGGTCATCGTAGACGATGACCGGGATTCATTGACCGGGAATGACAAGGTTCTGCTTATCGTTGAGGATGACGAGAGCTTTGCCAAAATACTGCTCGGCATGGCGCGGGGACGCGGGTTCAAGGGTCTCGTCGCCCTGCAGGGGGATACCGGTCTGCAAATGGCCAAAACGCATCTGCCGGATGCGATCATTCTTGATATCCAGCTGCCGGTCATTGACGGCTGGTCGATCCTCCGGGAGCTTAAAGGTGCTTCGCAGACCCGTCATATCCCTGTGCATGTCATCTCGGTGAGTGATGAGATTAAGCAGGGCCTGATGATGGGGGCGATGGCTTATCTGCGGAAGCCGTCCTCCCGTGAAGCGCTGGAGCGGGCCTTCTCGCAGATCGAGAACTATACCTCCAGCACATTGAAGCGGCTGCTCATCGTTGAAGATGATGATATCCAGCGCCGCTCCATCATGGAGCTTATCGGCCATGATGATGTAGCTATTACCGCAGTCTCTACCGGCCTTGAGGCGCTCGGTGAGCTGCGCAAGCAAAGATATGACTGCATGGTTCTTGACTTGATGCTGGAGGATATGACCGGCTTCGAGCTGCTGGACCAGATCCGCGATGATGAAGAGCTGAACGATCTGCCGATTATTATCTATACCGGCAAGGATCTCGACAGCAAGGAAGAGACCCAGCTGCGCAAGTATGCTGAATCCATCATTATCAAGGATGTGCGTTCACCGGAACGGCTGCTGGATGAAACTACGCTGTTCCTCCACCGGGTAGAGGCGAATCTTCCGGAGG encodes:
- a CDS encoding response regulator, with protein sequence MKIKAKLLIGFSAMLAIMLALTMIGYDRLHYMSGQLDSFQERYTKGRASSGLRGEVNDMARILTTSMLNADTTSVDAQKTEINSKVVKADGHLESIEDSLKTAEELQLLRRIQSAYSAYLNYQNKVLDMLTAGYFQNANTYRNTEGQDIQNEVLDSLNALSDYNASKMTEETAIAQSASEQSVQMVTLIMIVGLLLGLGVILWIIPSITRGLSVVSMMITSFGNGKMRAIRRIKVKSKDEIGEVARVFQEMAKDIEEKQQLERSYAQAQSDQAWLNANIARITELLRGMSSLDQVSQAFISEFTPVLGAQYGALYLKDQNNPNQLLSSAFYAGEAGIQPKEGFEIGQGLVGQCALDKHPIRLTEAPDNYISVSSGFGDSRPNHISIHPLLFEDELLGVVEFASFTPFSVLQNELLNQLTNNLGIILNNISRRLVVEELLRESQALTEELQCQSEELQTQQEELRRSNENLEEQTDALKRSEELLQRQQGELEHYNSELVSKTRALQEQVQEVEEKKDEIEQARAQLEKQAMQLAVTSKYKSEFLANMSHELRTPLNSLLILSQLLTENKEGNLSDKQVEFAHTIYMSGADLLKMIDEILDLSKVDAGKMELNYEEIPLTELKTFVKQNFAPLAGKKGLSLRLSFEEPLPDSLLTDSHRLKQVLRNLLSNAFKFTSEGYVEFTVSRAVPGQLPSHLPPEFDYIALSVKDSGIGIPSDKTDIVFEAFQQVDGTTSRKYGGTGLGLSISRELARLMGGAIGLESREGQGSIFTLYLPVQGNYSLLPGVMEAAAAREPAALDEYPADQPWDMSGDATPAPLVPVIVDDDRDSLTGNDKVLLIVEDDESFAKILLGMARGRGFKGLVALQGDTGLQMAKTHLPDAIILDIQLPVIDGWSILRELKGASQTRHIPVHVISVSDEIKQGLMMGAMAYLRKPSSREALERAFSQIENYTSSTLKRLLIVEDDDIQRRSIMELIGHDDVAITAVSTGLEALGELRKQRYDCMVLDLMLEDMTGFELLDQIRDDEELNDLPIIIYTGKDLDSKEETQLRKYAESIIIKDVRSPERLLDETTLFLHRVEANLPEDKRKILQKLHNKEELFDGKKILLVDDDIRNVFALSSVLEGYHMEVKFAENGREAIDMLVEQGDYDLVLMDMMMPEMDGYEAMRRIRQMPQYQKLPIIALTAKAMKEDRAKCIEAGASDYMKKPISTDQLLSLMRVWLYS